The following coding sequences are from one Cystobacter fuscus DSM 2262 window:
- a CDS encoding carbohydrate deacetylase has translation MKHAPTRLVVNADDLGLHPSLDAGILRAHREGIVTSATVLVMGPSAPEAVRQARAQGLALGVHLAVCTRLAPVSPPARVPTLAPGGRLRAGWADFARAWLTGRVRREELEHELAAQLARARKLGAEVDHLDMHQHLHLLPGVRPVVEALARREGLPLRWPDRLPRLAWRRAPGAAVKTSLLTLLARSAPRPPAGVRRVSAGGVFEAGQLDEAALLSLLDALPPGDFELGCHPGEGRPHVPEDPLWTYGWQSELDALTSPRVRARLQRAGVELTTYGALASAT, from the coding sequence GTGAAGCACGCGCCCACACGCCTCGTCGTCAACGCGGACGACCTGGGGCTGCACCCCTCCCTGGACGCGGGCATCCTGCGTGCCCACCGCGAGGGCATCGTCACCAGCGCCACCGTGCTCGTCATGGGCCCCAGTGCCCCCGAGGCGGTGCGCCAGGCGCGAGCCCAGGGACTCGCCCTGGGAGTCCACCTCGCCGTGTGCACCCGGCTGGCCCCCGTGTCGCCTCCCGCACGCGTCCCCACGCTCGCGCCCGGCGGCCGTCTGCGCGCGGGCTGGGCGGACTTCGCGCGCGCGTGGCTCACCGGACGTGTGCGCCGCGAGGAGTTGGAGCACGAACTGGCCGCGCAGCTGGCGCGGGCCCGGAAGCTGGGCGCCGAGGTGGATCACCTCGACATGCACCAGCACCTGCACCTGCTGCCCGGCGTGCGCCCCGTCGTGGAGGCACTGGCGCGACGTGAGGGCCTGCCCCTGCGCTGGCCGGACCGGCTGCCCCGCCTCGCCTGGAGACGGGCGCCCGGAGCCGCGGTGAAGACGTCGCTGCTCACGCTGCTGGCCCGGAGCGCGCCCAGGCCGCCCGCGGGCGTGCGGCGGGTGAGCGCGGGCGGCGTCTTCGAGGCGGGCCAGCTCGACGAGGCCGCCCTCCTGTCACTGCTCGACGCCCTGCCCCCCGGGGACTTCGAGCTGGGGTGCCACCCGGGCGAGGGCCGCCCCCATGTGCCGGAGGATCCCCTGTGGACCTATGGCTGGCAGTCCGAGCTGGACGCGCTCACCAGCCCCCGCGTGCGCGCCCGGCTCCAGCGCGCCGGGGTGGAGCTGACCACCTACGGCGCCCTGGCCTCCGCCACGTAG
- a CDS encoding class I SAM-dependent methyltransferase codes for MNAPLTPTLSLFSHLPPGERFHVHARAFSAPLEAVAARVPPGGRVAEVGCGHGLLSGLLALGDSRRQVHGVDPDPRKIAWARQGPGTLPNTVFEVGSVESLAAGQAGGFDAVVVCDVLYLLPLERWPDFLRDAARLLRPGGRLLVKEAEGDGSWKHRKCLAQEWAMVKVLGRTKAGGALVLQPRHAMEALLREVGLHLRETVDLGAGYTTPHILYVAEARAP; via the coding sequence GTGAACGCCCCACTCACTCCCACCCTGTCCCTCTTCTCCCACCTGCCCCCCGGCGAGCGCTTCCACGTACACGCCCGGGCCTTCTCGGCTCCCCTGGAGGCCGTGGCCGCCCGGGTGCCCCCCGGGGGCCGCGTCGCCGAGGTGGGCTGTGGCCATGGCCTGCTCTCCGGGTTGCTCGCCCTGGGCGATTCCCGGCGCCAGGTGCATGGGGTCGATCCCGACCCACGCAAAATCGCCTGGGCACGCCAGGGGCCGGGGACGCTGCCGAACACGGTGTTCGAGGTGGGGAGCGTGGAGTCGCTGGCCGCCGGGCAGGCGGGCGGGTTCGACGCGGTGGTGGTGTGTGACGTGCTGTACCTACTGCCCCTGGAGCGCTGGCCGGACTTCCTTCGCGACGCGGCGCGGCTGCTGCGCCCGGGAGGACGGCTGCTGGTGAAGGAGGCCGAGGGAGATGGCTCCTGGAAGCACCGCAAGTGCCTCGCGCAGGAGTGGGCGATGGTGAAGGTGCTCGGCCGGACGAAGGCGGGCGGCGCGCTGGTGCTCCAGCCGCGGCACGCGATGGAGGCGCTGCTGCGCGAGGTGGGCTTGCACCTGCGCGAGACGGTGGACCTGGGCGCGGGCTACACCACGCCCCATATCCTCTACGTGGCGGAGGCCAGGGCGCCGTAG
- a CDS encoding mannosyltransferase family protein, with protein sequence MLRSSSRILALVVLAALLACAAASGAGAWRFHHKNPQAPVVGLDEYVVMGWVGWDASWYARIAEKGYDYRPGEQSSVAFFPLYPLAIRAVEALGANVYQAGVLVSLLCGPLAVLLFLRWARLLVDDTSALHASLLLALYPFTFFLYGVMYSDALFILLVVGAFLALEKGHLVPAVVLGALATAARPVAPAVVVGLLVRRWEWKRARGEPWSVVDLLPVLSALGFGLYVLYLERHFDAPFAFVDAQQGWGQLPGWEAWLKLPWFKAVFHEGNAEVKLRLVVHALLTGVALALVIPTFRRLGWGYGAFCAVIVGIPSVATKDFMGMGRYLLSAFPLFVTLALLLRDHPRVRQGLWAVGAVSLVVLSAAFALDHYIS encoded by the coding sequence ATGCTCCGCTCGTCTTCCCGCATCCTGGCGCTCGTCGTGTTGGCCGCGCTCCTCGCCTGTGCCGCGGCCTCGGGCGCGGGGGCCTGGCGCTTCCATCACAAGAACCCCCAAGCGCCCGTGGTGGGGCTCGACGAGTACGTGGTGATGGGGTGGGTGGGGTGGGACGCGAGCTGGTACGCGCGGATCGCCGAGAAGGGCTACGACTACCGTCCCGGCGAGCAGAGCTCGGTGGCCTTCTTCCCGCTCTATCCCCTGGCCATCCGCGCCGTGGAGGCGCTCGGCGCCAACGTGTACCAGGCGGGAGTGCTCGTCAGCCTGTTGTGCGGCCCGCTCGCGGTGCTGCTCTTCCTGCGCTGGGCGCGCCTGCTCGTGGACGACACCTCCGCGCTCCATGCCTCGCTGCTGCTCGCCCTCTACCCCTTCACCTTCTTCCTCTATGGCGTGATGTACTCCGACGCGCTCTTCATCCTGCTGGTGGTGGGCGCGTTCCTCGCGTTGGAGAAGGGGCACCTGGTGCCGGCGGTGGTCCTGGGCGCGCTCGCCACGGCGGCCCGGCCGGTGGCTCCCGCGGTGGTGGTGGGACTGCTCGTGCGCCGCTGGGAGTGGAAGCGCGCGCGGGGCGAGCCCTGGAGCGTCGTGGATCTGCTGCCCGTGCTGTCCGCGCTCGGCTTCGGCCTCTACGTGCTCTACCTGGAGCGCCACTTCGACGCGCCGTTCGCCTTCGTCGATGCCCAGCAGGGCTGGGGCCAGTTGCCCGGCTGGGAGGCGTGGTTGAAGCTGCCCTGGTTCAAGGCCGTGTTCCACGAGGGCAACGCCGAGGTGAAGCTCCGGCTCGTCGTGCACGCGCTCTTGACGGGCGTGGCGCTCGCGCTCGTGATTCCCACCTTCCGGCGGCTGGGTTGGGGCTATGGCGCGTTCTGCGCCGTCATCGTGGGAATTCCCTCCGTGGCGACCAAGGACTTCATGGGCATGGGACGCTACCTCCTGTCCGCCTTTCCGCTCTTCGTCACCCTCGCGCTGCTCCTCAGAGACCATCCGCGCGTCCGCCAGGGCCTGTGGGCCGTGGGCGCGGTGTCTCTCGTCGTCCTCTCCGCCGCTTTCGCCCTGGACCACTACATCTCGTGA
- a CDS encoding CocE/NonD family hydrolase: MHPTLRHLMVLGLLVLTGAARAQAARPTPDGEGPERFEYLRSHYTKFEYRIPMRDGTRLFTSVYVPNDASPGKRYPVLLVRTPYSVAPYGVDRYARRLGPTAQYEKEGFIFVFQDVRGQHMSEGTFVNMRPHLATKKGPKDTDESTDTYDTIEWLVKNVPGNNGRVGQWGISYPGYYTSAGAIDSHPALKAISPQAPIADWFWDDMHRHGAFNLVLAFNFFSGFGLPRPQPTDSEEWKRFEHGTPDAYQFFLELGALGNADARHFKGDVAFWKDLVAHPNYDAFWQSRNLLPHLKNIKAAVLVVGGWFDTEDLYGPLRTYAAIEKQNPGISNSLLMGPWIHGGWMRTDGSSLGDADFGFSTSQLYQELGFTFFKHHLKGGEAPALSEATLFETGANRWRHFDTWPPKAVREQRLYFQPKGALAFQAPSVTGESFDEYVSDPARPVPYTQEITTGWAKNYMTEDQRFAARRPDVLVYQTAPLEKDLTLAGPLEADLWVSTTGSDADWVVKLIDVNPGKLPGAARREESPDAIDRGHQQTLVRGEPFRGRFRESYSQPKAFTPGEVTRVRFTLNDVLHTFKRGHRVMIQVQSSWFPFIDRNPQTFVPNIFEAREEDFVRAFHRVHHTAQHPSSLKVGVMPALDD, from the coding sequence ATGCACCCCACCCTCCGCCACCTCATGGTGCTCGGACTTCTCGTGCTCACCGGAGCGGCGCGGGCCCAGGCCGCGCGGCCCACGCCCGATGGAGAAGGCCCCGAGCGCTTCGAATACCTCCGCTCGCACTACACCAAGTTCGAGTACCGCATCCCCATGCGCGATGGCACGAGGTTGTTCACCTCCGTCTACGTCCCCAACGACGCGAGCCCGGGCAAGCGCTACCCCGTGCTGCTCGTGCGCACGCCCTACTCCGTCGCGCCCTACGGCGTGGACCGCTACGCCCGCCGGCTCGGACCCACCGCGCAGTATGAGAAGGAGGGCTTCATCTTCGTCTTCCAGGACGTGCGCGGGCAGCACATGTCCGAGGGCACGTTCGTCAACATGCGGCCGCACCTGGCCACGAAGAAGGGCCCCAAGGACACCGACGAGAGCACCGACACCTACGACACCATCGAGTGGCTGGTGAAGAACGTGCCGGGCAACAACGGCCGCGTGGGCCAGTGGGGCATCTCCTACCCCGGCTACTACACGTCCGCGGGCGCCATCGACTCGCACCCGGCGCTCAAGGCCATCTCCCCCCAGGCGCCCATCGCCGACTGGTTCTGGGATGACATGCACCGCCACGGCGCCTTCAACCTGGTGTTGGCGTTCAACTTCTTCTCCGGCTTCGGCCTGCCCCGGCCCCAGCCCACCGACAGCGAGGAGTGGAAGCGCTTCGAGCACGGCACCCCCGACGCCTACCAGTTCTTCCTCGAGCTCGGCGCGCTCGGCAACGCGGACGCGCGCCACTTCAAGGGCGACGTCGCCTTCTGGAAGGACCTCGTCGCGCACCCCAACTACGACGCCTTCTGGCAGTCGCGCAACCTGCTGCCCCACTTGAAGAACATCAAGGCCGCGGTGCTCGTGGTGGGCGGCTGGTTCGACACCGAGGATCTCTACGGGCCGCTGCGCACCTACGCCGCCATCGAGAAGCAGAACCCGGGCATCTCCAACTCCCTGCTCATGGGGCCGTGGATCCATGGCGGATGGATGCGCACCGACGGCTCGTCGCTGGGGGACGCGGACTTCGGCTTCTCCACGAGCCAGCTCTACCAGGAGCTGGGCTTCACCTTCTTCAAGCACCACCTCAAGGGCGGTGAGGCCCCCGCCTTGTCCGAGGCCACCCTCTTCGAGACCGGCGCCAACCGTTGGCGGCACTTCGACACCTGGCCGCCCAAGGCCGTGCGCGAGCAGCGGCTGTACTTCCAGCCCAAGGGTGCCCTCGCCTTCCAGGCCCCGTCCGTCACGGGCGAGTCCTTCGACGAGTACGTGAGCGACCCGGCCCGGCCCGTGCCCTACACGCAGGAGATCACCACTGGCTGGGCCAAGAACTACATGACCGAGGACCAGCGCTTCGCCGCGCGCCGCCCCGACGTACTCGTCTACCAGACGGCGCCGCTGGAGAAGGATCTCACGCTCGCGGGCCCACTGGAGGCGGACCTGTGGGTGTCCACCACCGGCTCGGATGCGGACTGGGTGGTGAAGCTCATCGACGTCAACCCCGGCAAGCTGCCCGGCGCCGCGCGACGCGAAGAGAGCCCGGACGCGATCGACCGGGGCCACCAACAGACGCTGGTGCGGGGCGAGCCCTTCCGTGGCCGCTTCCGCGAGAGCTATTCCCAGCCCAAGGCCTTCACGCCGGGCGAGGTGACGCGGGTGCGCTTCACCCTCAACGACGTGCTGCACACCTTCAAGCGGGGGCACCGCGTGATGATCCAGGTGCAGTCGAGCTGGTTCCCCTTCATCGACCGCAACCCACAGACCTTCGTACCCAACATCTTCGAGGCCAGGGAGGAAGACTTCGTGCGAGCCTTCCACCGCGTCCACCACACGGCGCAACACCCCAGCTCGCTCAAGGTGGGGGTGATGCCCGCGCTGGACGACTGA
- the fadJ gene encoding fatty acid oxidation complex subunit alpha FadJ, which produces MGAMVAQESEVKQGLSFQLEGDIGLVVFNQVDEPVNTLSPPTGAAFAALLDRAEKDAAVKALVFISGKKDSFVAGAKIDFLQTIKTAAEATATSRDGQRVFDRLEAFPKPVVAAIHGACLGGGLEWALACHYRIATDSPKTTIGLPEVQLGLLPGAGGTQRLPALIGAQAALDLILAGKTVKPSKAKRLGIVDEVVPVPILREVALRRARELVDGTLKVERSHGQGLKAVAQQGKKGGLGGLLMGLANKEMWTEVALEDNPLGRKVLFDQAKKQLRKKTRGKFPAPEKALEAIRVGLESGRAAGLEAEARLFGELVVSDVSKRLVEIFFATTALKKENGTDKADVKARPVKKVGVLGGGLMGGGIAYVSSALQGVPVRVKDKDDAGVGRALKQVQGIFEERVKRRSLTSREAAAKMALVTGGTDYSGFKNVDVVIEAVFEDLTLKRRILGEVEAVTREDCIFASNTSSIPITQLAEGARRPAQIIGMHYFSPVHKMPLLEIITHKGTADWVTATCVEIGKKQGKTVIVVNDGPGFYTSRILAPYMNEAAYLLAEGADIAELDRALVEFGFPVGPITLLDEVGIDVAQKVAPIMEAAFGKRIAAPKAFDKVVADGRLGRKNKKGFYTYDGKKKEVDTSVYELLPHGRERKHLDAQEMAERCALQMVNEAVRCLGEGILRSARDGDVGAIFGLGFPAFLGGPFRYADSLGPAELLRRLEHYHDKYGERFEPAPALVEKVKAGGKFYPG; this is translated from the coding sequence ATGGGTGCCATGGTTGCTCAGGAGTCCGAGGTGAAGCAGGGCCTGTCCTTCCAGCTCGAGGGGGACATCGGCCTCGTGGTGTTCAACCAGGTGGACGAGCCGGTGAACACGCTCTCGCCCCCGACAGGCGCGGCGTTCGCGGCGCTGCTCGACCGGGCGGAGAAGGACGCCGCGGTCAAGGCGCTCGTCTTCATCTCCGGCAAGAAGGACAGCTTCGTGGCCGGAGCGAAGATCGACTTCCTCCAGACCATCAAGACGGCCGCGGAGGCCACCGCCACGTCCCGGGACGGGCAGCGCGTCTTCGATCGGCTGGAGGCCTTCCCCAAGCCGGTGGTGGCGGCCATCCACGGCGCGTGTCTGGGCGGTGGCCTGGAGTGGGCGCTCGCGTGCCACTACCGCATCGCGACGGACAGCCCCAAGACGACGATCGGACTGCCCGAGGTGCAGCTGGGGCTGTTGCCCGGCGCGGGAGGCACCCAGCGTCTGCCGGCGCTCATCGGCGCGCAGGCCGCGTTGGATCTCATCCTCGCGGGCAAGACGGTGAAGCCCTCCAAGGCCAAGCGGCTGGGCATCGTGGATGAGGTGGTGCCCGTGCCCATCCTGCGCGAGGTGGCGCTGCGGCGCGCCCGCGAGCTGGTGGACGGGACGCTGAAGGTGGAGCGCTCGCACGGCCAGGGGCTCAAGGCGGTGGCGCAGCAGGGCAAGAAGGGGGGCCTCGGCGGACTGCTCATGGGGCTCGCCAACAAGGAGATGTGGACCGAGGTGGCGCTGGAGGACAACCCCCTGGGCCGCAAGGTGCTCTTCGATCAGGCGAAGAAGCAGCTGCGCAAGAAGACGCGCGGCAAGTTCCCCGCGCCGGAGAAGGCGCTCGAGGCCATCCGGGTGGGCCTGGAGTCCGGCCGCGCGGCGGGCCTGGAGGCCGAGGCCCGGCTCTTCGGGGAGCTGGTGGTGTCGGATGTCTCCAAGCGGCTGGTGGAGATCTTCTTCGCCACCACGGCGCTCAAGAAGGAGAACGGCACGGACAAGGCCGACGTGAAGGCACGCCCGGTGAAGAAGGTGGGCGTGCTGGGCGGCGGGCTGATGGGCGGCGGCATCGCCTATGTCAGCTCGGCGCTGCAGGGCGTGCCGGTGCGCGTGAAGGACAAGGACGACGCGGGCGTGGGCCGTGCCCTCAAGCAGGTGCAGGGCATCTTCGAGGAGCGGGTGAAGCGGCGCTCGCTCACGTCGCGTGAGGCGGCGGCGAAGATGGCGCTCGTCACCGGCGGCACCGACTACAGCGGCTTCAAGAACGTGGACGTGGTCATCGAGGCCGTCTTCGAGGACCTGACGCTCAAGCGCCGCATCCTCGGCGAGGTGGAGGCCGTCACGCGCGAGGACTGCATCTTCGCCTCCAACACCTCGAGCATCCCCATCACCCAGCTGGCCGAGGGCGCGCGCCGGCCCGCGCAGATCATCGGGATGCATTACTTCAGCCCGGTGCACAAGATGCCCCTCCTGGAGATCATCACCCACAAGGGCACCGCGGATTGGGTGACGGCCACGTGCGTGGAGATTGGCAAGAAGCAGGGCAAGACGGTCATCGTCGTCAACGACGGGCCGGGCTTCTATACCTCGCGCATCCTCGCGCCGTACATGAACGAGGCCGCGTACCTGCTGGCCGAGGGCGCCGACATCGCCGAGTTGGATAGGGCGCTGGTGGAGTTCGGCTTCCCGGTGGGCCCCATCACCCTGCTGGACGAGGTGGGCATCGACGTGGCGCAGAAGGTGGCGCCCATCATGGAGGCCGCGTTCGGCAAGCGCATCGCGGCGCCCAAGGCGTTCGACAAGGTGGTGGCCGACGGACGGCTCGGCCGCAAGAACAAGAAGGGCTTCTACACCTACGACGGCAAGAAGAAGGAGGTGGACACCTCCGTCTACGAGCTGTTGCCGCATGGCCGCGAGCGCAAGCACCTGGACGCCCAGGAGATGGCCGAGCGGTGCGCCCTGCAGATGGTGAACGAGGCGGTGCGCTGCCTGGGCGAGGGCATCCTGCGCAGCGCGCGGGACGGCGACGTGGGGGCCATCTTCGGCCTCGGCTTCCCGGCGTTCCTCGGAGGCCCCTTCCGCTACGCGGACAGCCTCGGGCCCGCCGAGCTGTTGCGGCGCCTGGAGCACTACCACGACAAGTACGGCGAGCGCTTCGAGCCCGCGCCGGCCCTCGTGGAGAAGGTGAAGGCGGGCGGGAAGTTCTACCCGGGCTGA
- the fadI gene encoding acetyl-CoA C-acyltransferase FadI, producing MAREQQNGHRRVAIVRGLRTPFAKAGTDFARLTALDLGRIVVQELVQRSEIDPQEIDQVVFGQVIPTLTAPSIAREVVIAAGLPRKIDAFTVSRACATSIQAMTTAANAIALGEADVVLAGGTESMSDAPIFTSRPLAQALMAASKARDLPGKLKAFQALKPGDLVPVPPAIAEHSTGMTMGESAEKMAKENGISRAEQDQIALASHQNAARAWKDGFFDSHVMHVVVPPRYEKVADKDNIVRADTSLESLSQLKPVFDRKYGTITAGNSSPLTDGAGVLLMMSEEKAKALGLEPLGYLRSHAFAATDPGDQLLQGPAYAVPVALKRAGLTLADIDLVEMHEAFAAQVASNLQALASKEFAKKAGWSAPVGEVDRTRLNLSGGSLSLGHPFGATGARIVTQALHELKRQNKNTVLCTVCAAGGLGAAVVLERA from the coding sequence ATGGCACGCGAGCAGCAAAACGGTCACCGCAGGGTGGCCATCGTCCGCGGATTGCGGACGCCCTTCGCGAAGGCGGGTACGGACTTCGCGAGGCTCACCGCGTTGGACCTGGGCCGCATCGTGGTCCAGGAACTGGTGCAGCGCTCGGAGATCGATCCGCAGGAGATCGATCAGGTGGTGTTCGGGCAGGTCATCCCCACGCTCACCGCGCCGTCCATCGCGCGCGAGGTGGTGATCGCCGCCGGGCTGCCGCGCAAGATCGACGCCTTCACGGTGTCGCGCGCGTGCGCCACGTCCATCCAGGCGATGACCACGGCGGCCAACGCCATCGCCCTGGGCGAGGCGGACGTGGTGCTCGCCGGAGGCACCGAGTCCATGTCGGACGCGCCCATCTTCACCAGCCGTCCGCTGGCCCAGGCGCTGATGGCCGCCTCCAAGGCGCGTGACTTGCCCGGCAAGCTCAAGGCCTTCCAGGCGCTCAAGCCGGGAGACCTGGTGCCCGTGCCCCCGGCCATCGCCGAGCACTCCACCGGCATGACCATGGGCGAGAGCGCCGAGAAGATGGCCAAGGAGAACGGCATCTCGCGCGCCGAGCAGGATCAGATCGCGCTCGCCTCGCACCAGAATGCCGCGCGCGCCTGGAAGGATGGCTTCTTCGACTCCCACGTCATGCACGTGGTGGTGCCGCCCAGGTACGAGAAGGTGGCGGACAAGGACAACATCGTGCGCGCGGACACGAGCCTGGAGTCGCTCTCCCAGCTCAAGCCCGTGTTCGACCGCAAGTACGGCACCATCACCGCGGGCAACTCCTCGCCGCTCACCGACGGCGCCGGCGTGCTCCTGATGATGAGCGAGGAGAAGGCCAAGGCGCTCGGCCTGGAGCCGCTCGGCTACCTGCGCTCGCACGCCTTCGCGGCCACGGACCCCGGGGACCAGCTCCTGCAGGGTCCCGCCTACGCCGTGCCGGTGGCGCTCAAGCGCGCGGGCCTGACGCTCGCGGACATCGATCTCGTGGAGATGCACGAGGCGTTCGCCGCCCAGGTGGCGAGCAACCTCCAGGCCCTGGCCTCCAAGGAGTTCGCCAAGAAGGCCGGTTGGAGCGCGCCGGTGGGCGAGGTGGACCGCACACGGCTGAACCTGTCGGGTGGCTCGCTGTCGCTCGGGCATCCCTTCGGGGCCACGGGGGCGCGCATCGTCACCCAGGCCCTGCATGAGCTGAAGCGTCAGAACAAGAACACGGTGCTGTGCACCGTCTGCGCCGCCGGTGGCCTCGGTGCCGCGGTGGTCCTGGAGCGTGCGTGA
- the hemE gene encoding uroporphyrinogen decarboxylase translates to MNDRLLRAARRQPTDTTPVWLMRQAGRYLPEYRAIRGNIAFLDLCKHPDLAAEVTVQPVTRLGVDAAIIFSDILIPVEAMGIELELGDKGPHFPNPVRSAADIERLGVPDPVEGTGFVAEAIRRTRRALNDSVPVIGFCGAPFTLAAYMVEGGGSKSYILIKRMLFEQPQLVHTLFDKLTRTLIPYLLMQVEAGASIVQIFDSWGGELSPWDYERFCLPYLTRMVKEVQAKGVPVIVFGTGMSNHLPLLKRTGADVIGQDWRTPLDEARRVLGPDVAVQGNLDPLHLFLPREELEQRVVDILRRAGPVGHICNLGHGILPPTDPEAAKFFVDAVHKHGFALRQSP, encoded by the coding sequence TTGAACGACCGCCTCCTTCGCGCCGCCCGCCGCCAGCCCACGGACACCACCCCCGTGTGGCTCATGCGCCAGGCGGGCCGCTACCTCCCCGAGTACAGGGCCATCCGCGGCAACATCGCCTTCCTCGATCTGTGCAAGCACCCGGACCTCGCCGCCGAGGTCACCGTCCAGCCCGTCACCCGCCTGGGCGTGGACGCGGCCATCATCTTCTCGGACATCCTCATCCCCGTGGAGGCCATGGGGATTGAACTGGAGCTGGGCGACAAGGGGCCGCACTTCCCCAACCCCGTGCGCTCCGCCGCCGACATCGAGCGGCTCGGTGTGCCCGACCCCGTGGAGGGCACCGGCTTCGTCGCCGAGGCCATCCGCCGCACCCGGCGCGCGCTCAATGACTCGGTGCCCGTCATCGGCTTCTGCGGCGCCCCCTTCACCCTCGCCGCGTACATGGTCGAGGGCGGCGGCTCCAAGAGCTACATCCTCATCAAGCGCATGCTCTTCGAGCAGCCCCAGCTCGTCCACACGCTCTTCGACAAGCTCACGCGCACGCTCATCCCCTACCTGCTCATGCAGGTGGAGGCCGGCGCGAGCATCGTGCAGATCTTCGACTCGTGGGGCGGCGAGCTGTCCCCCTGGGACTACGAGCGCTTCTGCCTGCCGTACCTCACGCGCATGGTGAAGGAGGTGCAGGCCAAGGGCGTGCCCGTCATCGTCTTCGGCACCGGCATGTCCAACCACCTGCCGCTGCTCAAGCGCACCGGCGCGGACGTCATCGGCCAGGACTGGCGCACCCCCCTCGACGAGGCCCGCCGCGTGCTCGGCCCCGACGTGGCCGTGCAGGGCAACCTCGACCCACTCCACCTCTTCCTGCCGCGCGAGGAGCTGGAGCAGCGCGTGGTGGACATCCTCCGGCGCGCGGGGCCCGTGGGCCACATCTGCAACCTCGGCCACGGTATCCTCCCGCCCACCGATCCCGAGGCCGCGAAGTTCTTCGTCGACGCCGTCCACAAGCACGGCTTCGCGCTGCGACAGTCCCCGTGA
- a CDS encoding DUF6310 domain-containing protein has protein sequence MLAERCYQALDHDRMEFHDLTGRCAVASAGAAAVGLGVCVLAAPEIVVGAVIVVGVVVVGFAIKAALDTYAEKRGRPQVRPATETRPVPETVPAPQKPSPEKRPKPEPKGPDFPPVEPPETSERERRRCEPVPAKRHLGGNKLHDKCADKIPNNSFPGRDVFVNGKNFDALQLAARALWEVKTDNFDTYPPELRRIVLEDQVLELQYERALALACGFNFRVGVRSAALESLDRNLDNACNARK, from the coding sequence GTGCTGGCGGAGCGGTGCTATCAGGCCCTCGACCATGACCGGATGGAGTTTCACGACCTCACGGGACGATGCGCGGTTGCCTCCGCGGGTGCCGCTGCCGTGGGGCTCGGGGTCTGCGTGCTGGCGGCACCGGAGATCGTCGTGGGAGCGGTGATCGTCGTGGGCGTGGTCGTGGTGGGCTTCGCCATCAAGGCGGCGCTGGATACCTACGCGGAGAAGAGGGGCCGTCCCCAGGTAAGGCCCGCGACCGAAACGCGGCCCGTGCCTGAAACAGTGCCCGCCCCGCAGAAACCCTCGCCGGAAAAAAGGCCCAAGCCGGAGCCCAAAGGGCCGGATTTCCCTCCCGTGGAGCCACCCGAGACCTCGGAGCGAGAGCGCCGCAGGTGCGAGCCCGTCCCGGCGAAGCGCCACCTTGGTGGAAATAAACTGCACGACAAGTGCGCCGACAAAATTCCGAACAACAGTTTCCCCGGCAGGGATGTGTTCGTGAATGGGAAGAACTTCGACGCGCTGCAACTGGCCGCGCGCGCACTTTGGGAAGTCAAGACCGACAACTTCGACACGTACCCGCCCGAACTTCGGAGAATTGTGCTTGAGGACCAAGTGCTAGAGTTGCAGTACGAGCGCGCCCTTGCTCTGGCTTGTGGATTCAACTTCCGGGTCGGCGTGCGCAGCGCCGCATTGGAGAGCCTGGATAGAAACCTCGACAATGCCTGCAATGCAAGAAAGTGA
- a CDS encoding response regulator transcription factor — protein sequence MTENTTVESSPSITVLYIEDDEFTATRTSRYLERHGLSIRWFSDGRSGLAELIREEPDIVLLDLQIPQMDGLQVCAEIRRRSDVPIIIITAREEEADRVLGLEGGADDYLVKPFSTRELLARIRAHVRRARGRAGPESPVLRVGRITIDPRTYSAALDGTPLRLTTYEFALLKALAERAGRVLSREQMMELVTGSADEAFDRSIDVHISNLRRKLGDDPRQPTLLKTIRGVGYVLLGESS from the coding sequence GTGACCGAGAACACCACCGTGGAGTCGTCGCCGTCGATAACGGTGCTGTACATCGAGGACGACGAGTTCACCGCGACGCGCACCTCACGCTATCTCGAACGCCACGGGCTCTCCATCCGGTGGTTTTCCGATGGGCGGAGCGGGCTGGCGGAGCTGATCCGCGAGGAGCCCGACATCGTCCTTCTCGATTTGCAGATCCCGCAGATGGACGGCCTGCAAGTCTGTGCGGAGATCCGGCGCAGGTCCGACGTCCCGATCATCATCATCACGGCTCGCGAAGAAGAGGCCGATCGGGTCCTCGGGCTCGAAGGCGGAGCGGACGACTACCTGGTCAAGCCGTTCTCGACGCGCGAGCTCCTGGCGCGAATTCGCGCGCACGTTCGGCGAGCACGAGGACGAGCCGGACCGGAGTCCCCGGTGTTGAGGGTCGGGCGGATCACGATCGACCCGAGAACCTATTCGGCGGCACTGGACGGCACGCCGCTTCGCCTCACGACGTACGAGTTCGCACTGCTCAAGGCGCTCGCGGAACGGGCCGGGCGGGTCCTCAGCCGTGAGCAGATGATGGAACTCGTCACCGGAAGCGCGGACGAGGCGTTCGACCGGTCCATCGACGTTCACATCTCCAATCTGCGCCGCAAGCTCGGCGACGATCCGCGGCAGCCCACGCTCCTGAAGACCATTCGGGGTGTCGGCTACGTGCTGCTCGGAGAGTCGTCTTGA